AattattggtgataaagGTCAAAATGGAATGAACAATTGAACtatccttcaagaattcaTTAACAATAACTGGATCTTCGTACATCCAAGTAgtcaacaacatcaaatAACCTATAGCAATACGAGGGTCGTTATTCTCCAAAGTGGTAACAAGCAAACCGGATACTGCTTCAACACAAGTGAGCTCCTCTTCACCTAAACTTTCATCCCCTGTCTTGACATTTCTGGAGAGCTCTTTACATTCAtcattgtcttcaaaaaggTAAAGCAAGATAATAGCAGCAAACCAAATTCTATAAggattcaagttgatttcagaGTTGTAGTCCATAAGAGTGGAAAATATATTTCCCATTGGAGATGGGATAGCATCGGGAGGCGGACTGTTTCCATTGGCAATTCCTTTGGTACGACCGTTCTCATGAGTTTCCAAATTTCCATTTTCTTCGGTAGTTTCAGTTTCAGGGGTCTTATATGTGTTAATCTGATCCTGGAGAAAAGCTATTTGAGCTTCCAGGTTCCCAGTGAAGTAAGCTCTTAAACAGTAAGCAGCAGCAGACCTAATGTTGAAACAGTGAACCGAATTGATGTACAAAGTCCAGTCCAACAACGCCACAGTGATTGGTAAAGGTTTCTCGTACGACTGGATTTGGGTGGGTAAGGATGGGTCTATGTATGGAATATCGATATTAGAAAACTGCAATTGGATCTCGTTATTTCCTCTTATCAAATCAGCTGCTGTGAGTAGAGCAAACGATCTAATCTCATTGATAGTTTCAGGAGCAAATACTAATCGCAATACAATGAACAAGATACCCGAAAGATTCAACTTATCTTGGTTAGATTTCAAGTTATCATTGGCTTCAGATACAAAAGTTCTGCAAATATCCAACGCAATCATCATATTGTGAACTCTTTGTTCTGTCCAAATCATCGGTGGTGTAGCTAGAAAAGGCTCTTCTTCGCCACCATTCTCTTCGACTAACTGTTCATCTTCTAAGGGTTCACCCAATAACTCTGATAACCTAAGGGCCCCTTGAgtctccaagaagaacttctGATTGGAGGCATTAtaaatcaacaagtttgttATCAATGTCAAGCAATCTTGCACCAATACAGAGCCCCTTATGCCCCCTTCTTCCTCGATTATTGCAAAAAGCCTATCGAAAGTGTTCTCAAAAGCCACCAACTTTTGGATATtaaagttgttgttggtgatggccaTTAGTAACAAAATAGCTTCGTTCCGCACAGGATCGTTGGGGTCTGACAAAAGAGATACAATGGTGGAAATCCCCGTCGGTATGTTGAGCAAACAGTCCTTCACTTTTACAGATCTGGTGGATACCAAAGACTCCAACAATTGGATGGTGTACAACCTCACATGGTAATCATTGTCATTCGCCATAATGTCCAAAACCACCAGGATCATTTCTCCATCCTTGGTCAATTCGTCGGAGATCCACAAAGAGAATTGATCATAAGAAATATCCTCTAGTAATAATGGGCTGGGGTATTTACCGTTTTGGATCCTAGACTGTTGCGAGATCCAACCTCTAGTCATATCCTCATCACCTTCACCTCggatcaacaaaatcaaaatacACTCCAACAACGGGCGTATCACTGCCGAGTTATCAGAGtccttcttcaatgccAAGAGCAATGGCCGCAAACCatactccaccaccaactctCTATATTGTCTACTGAAGCTCTTTAACCCTAAAATAGCCGAGCGCCTATCGGAGGAAAGCGTGGCATGTTGAAGCCGGTTGCACAAGGTTGGAATGGCTTCATCCACCAGGTGCACCTTCAGGTTGTTTTGGCTCAAGATGTTATTAAGATAATCCATTTGGCCCCAACCGCTCTTAGTAGACGTAGTAAGTTTGTCTTTGAGAAATCGACATCGCGAATTATTTTGCAGTTTAAAGCTCATGCTGGAGTATAAGTTTGTGCTCAACAACACAGGTCACATTCACCTACctgaaattgaagactttCTACGgagtgaagatgaagaggaaattgaagacTTAACTCCTTTGTTGAAAGTCGCTTCTTTGTGGGGCCAGTCTAAAATAGGAACTCTTCAAGCGAGACTTGAGATGTTGCAAACACGAAGTACAAACAAGTCATATGAGCTTCCTAATCACCGGATTATGAGTTTGGCTAATGAAGTATTTGGATTTGCAGGGTGGTCTACGCTGTTGCTGAGCTTGGAAGTCAAAGAACAAGTGGATCATTGTCAATCTTCTATACCTGGAGACGCGACTGAGTACAATGTCACGGCGTGGGCAAAGGTGCTAATAACGCTAAAAGACGGCACTGTGTTGGAGAGCAGTGGGAAATCCAACGTTCAGAAGTTCCCAGATAAGGGAATGGCTTATCGAACCGCCAAGATGCTGGCGGTTACAAATGCGGTGAAAACTGGGATAATGATGCTTCCAGTTCTCGCagttgaaaatgaagaaaactAGATGTTTGATGCTGTTTAATCTAGTTATACCATAATTTTATCGCAAAGTCATGTAATGTCTATTAATGGAACGCTAAAGATATGTGCTTGTTTTGGTTAAAGCATAAGCATATGGAACGTACGGTCTATGTATATTAATATCGTGCATTGAATACAGCTTAATAGTCTAGGGTATGGCTGATGGGGAAATCATTTATCTTTGGAACAGGAATTTCAGGAATCAAGTAGATTTCTCCACTATCATCGATTCTTTCTCTGTCTCTTTCTTCCATCTTGTAAATTTCTTCACAATTTTGTTTCAAGaattccaccaactcgaGCCAGttcttttgaagttggtaTGCTTTTTCTTTCATGTTCCTTCGGATCAACGCTTCGATTAACTTAATGGCATCAGGCTGAGTTTGTTCCATTCTGTCGATTAAACGCCCGACTGACCTGATAAGgtattcttcttcataaATAGTACCTTTTCTCCCCTTGGCCTTCTTCCTTTCTTCTCTCTTACGATTCTTAGAAGATCTTCTAGATGCACCTGTTTTGGCAGTCCCAGCAGTTTTCCCGGTATATctggtgaagaaggatgGGGCTGTAGATGTTTCAGATGGAGCAATAGACACATTATCAGGGACATCAAGGTCTTCATTTGGAATTCCATAAAAGCCATATGGATCTTCGGCCTTCTTCGCTCTCAACTCTCTTAATCTTCTTAATTGGGAGTTCAATTGTCCCTTGAAGTCAGCAAGAAGTTCGGCCACAGAACCAAATCCTTCATTCAACTGAGAGTCGACAATACTTTCCACTAACTCGGgttgtttttctttgactGCCAAAAGAATTGCCATATCGTAGTTGTAATGCTTACAGTATAATCTCATAGCCTCATTGACATtattcaaaaagttgtaCTGAATGAACCCAGCCTCCGAGTATCTGTGATCCTGTACTAACCCATCACTCAATGATTCACAAGACTCTACTAACTTATCTTCGGCGAAAGAAGGATTGGTAGCAATAGATAAAGCTTCTTTCCAGTTTTTGCTGAAAATATAACATTCGAGagcttcttccaattctccCAACGATTCGAAACTGAACCCAGCTTCGGCATAGTTCTTCTCGTTACGTAAATGCTGGGCAAACATGTGCAAGGTCTCGTTGTACCTTTCCTTGTTATTTTCGTAGTTGTAGATGTATAAGGCTTTCTTATACAATGTGTGCTCAATTACATAGTCATCAAACTCACTTTTAGATTTGTCTCCTAATTGGTACAACCAGTCAAGGGCCTTCTCataattcttcaagtggtcATCAATTAAGAACTCCTTTCTCTTTGAGGGTTGAATATGCAAGTTTTGTAGAAAAGGCAAGTATTCCTTTGGATCCTTTTGAGACTGTTGCGCAATAACTAATGACAATTTGACATCGTATAATCCCAATGCAGTATTGTACAACTTGTTAACATCCAGTAAGAAACACAAGTGGATTACTGATTGTTCAATTTGCTCAGCAGATTTGAATGTTCCGATCAATTTCAAGGAGTCTGAcaagtttggtggtttttGACATGCATACGCAGTTAAGATGGTTTGCAAATATTTGTCGAAGTATACcggtttttgaagaactgcCAAAACCGCCTCGCACACTTTATTAACCTTAGAGTCCTTGTTGTAAATGTTCTTGTCTTTGTTTTCTATGACTTTTCGGTGATTTTCAATGCCATTAACTTGTAGAGCTTGAAACTCATTCATCAACTCAGAATTATCTGATTCCTTCAAAGTATCTTTGTACTTGGTTAATGtgacatcttcttcatgTAACCCAGAGACAAATAAATCAAGGTAGTCCACTTTTTCAATCTGCTTGACAaaactttccaagttgtttaaGAACAATGATGGATCGTAATCATATAAAATGTCCAAATCGATTCTGTGAACTCTGCAAGCCAAAAATGCTTGTTTGTAGTCTTTGGCTTGAATGAACTTACGAACTCCCGATAACACCATGATTCTTGGGTTgatggtttccaagtttccCCTTGGAGCTTGTAAAACCACCGAATATGTTGAAGGTATTATCGATACGAGAATAGAACCTCTTTCGATTTGTCGTAttctttcatcaacaagttggttCTCAAACTCAGAGTTGAAAATATCGTATTTGTAGTTATCAGTGGCAGAATCCAAGTGTATGAAACAAAGCTTGGATTGGGCAGTTGTGAACAACAAATGAGATTCTGTCACCTTGATAGAAGTAACACCCACGGCCACTTGGGTGTCGTTGGCGAACAACTTACCATTGGCCGAGATTCCAAAAGCTGTTAAAGTTCCCGTTGCATTAACCACAACTTCTAGATCACGGCATAATTGTGGGAAACTTACCACATCTGTGATAGTCAACGACTCATCGATCTGAGAGACTGAACCAGTAATCGactccaagatcaatgCGTTGAAGTCTGATCTAGCTCTGATCAAAACCactttggtttcaaagtcaaaagCATCCAAAAATACTGCATTCTTTAAGTTGGAAACATCGTAAATTATGACCTTGGAGTAGTTCACTCCGTCAACTAAAACTCCCAAAAGtgagttgttgataaatGCCACTTGTTTGATAAACTCATCTGGTCCTAGAAACTCGGACCTGCTGATAGTTGAAACAACCTTGGGGTGTTTACTCTTCAACAGATTGACCCTCATATAGCTCAAAATAACGTCTCCAGAACTAGTGGATAGAGCGTAATATTCGTTATTCTTGCTGATAGCCAGGtcgttgatgttgaaagaCCCAATATCCAATTCTCTGAAAGATGCTGGAGGTGGAACATTGGCAATTCCGAAAGGTGTTAATTTGATTTGAGAACCGTCAgtcaccaaagaaataCCAATATCATCTCCCAAGATAGTTGGTCCAGAACTAACTTTGTAGGCAAGATCGACAATAGAAACTCCTTCCATAGACGTACCAATCATTAAATGGAGAGGCTTTTCTGGGTGAAATTGAATGAACAGAACCGTGTTAAACTCATTAGTCTGGTTGACAAATATCTCCTGTTTTAAATACCAATGGTAGTTTTTGGTTGTCCATAATTGGACTCTATCATACAATTGAAAAGCCAATAATTCTGAGTCACTAGACCACTGGATATCCGAAATCAGTTCGAAACTAGAATCTAATCTTGTATTAAACTCGCCTCTTCTCAATCCGTTTCTCTCATAAAATATCACATCCAATTGGGcatttccttcttctgtGATATGTCTGGCAGTAGAGGCAATTAGGGAGCCTTGTGGCTTCCAGGCCAAGTTATGTTCTAACCCATCAATAGCTTCTGAAACAGAGTCCAATTCTCCGTCCCTATTGAACACTCTGATGACTCTTCTGGCATACATTTCGTCCGTATCTTCAATTATGACTTCCTCCTTCGTAATAACACTGAAAAATTCACAGTCCCCTCTCCAGCTGATTTTGCAAGACAGGTTATCGAACTCGGAAATAGttccttgttgaatttgggCAACAGTAGGATCTCTAAATTGAGAACTGTCATCTTTAAGATCCAATCCAGCATGTTTCAACGCTTCTTTTTCTCTTTCCAAAGCTCTGGCTCCTTTACCTCTGAATTGAGTTTCAGCTTTCCCCCAACCCACTGAGACGTGTTTGGCTTTAGAaatcttgatatcattggGATTCAACATCTTCTCTACAATGGGTTCAAAAGACCTcgaaagaagaatcaagttgttttctTGAGTCAATAAACTTAAAGTTTCCTCATCTGGGGACCAGCTGGCAGTCTTCAACCCCACGTCAATTgatccaacaatttcaataATTGAACTATCGGGATCCAAGTTACTAAGATCATAAGTGATCAGGATGATATCTCCATTGTCGTAAATTAAAATCAACTGGGACATTTCGACAAAGTGTGTGAATGATATAAGTGAAGAATTTGGGTCTGAAATAGGAAAATttgccaacaagttgacgTCTCCTGTCTTTAAGTACTGTTGGATCTCAATGATGCCttcattgatcaaagttAATGCAAAAGTAATGGAGTCGGAAACTACATCGAACACAGCCTTATACGAAACATTTTCTGGCCCTGTTTCAGGATAGTATTGGGAACTAGGTACGATATTTCCTTTGTTGAGTATGACCAAGTTCCTCATTATGGATAGATATGATGATAATTTTTTTCGAGACATCTCATCGCGAAGACGCAAGACATTTTGGCGCGACAGGGGACCCAAGATGGTGGTAGATATTAACGCGCGTGTCGAACAATCCAGTGACCCATGTCAACCATAGATCTAGAGGAAGCATATATTTTTACCTATTTAACTGCTCTGTCCAATTAAGCTAGTAATTGAGTTTTTCACCGCTAAGTTGGGATATAATTGAGCCGGCTTCAAAGTTTCCCTAGTGATGGGATCAAAGTTTCCATTTCGATCCAAATGGTCTAGAATGATAGCTTTTTCGTAGGTAATCCCACCAGGAGTCACCACAGGATCTTGAAATACCTCGTACGACAAAGGGTCAACTAAATCGTCGGGAACATCATCTAAAGGTCTATAGACATGAGATGCAGTGCTGGATGATGCTATCTTAGCTTTAGCTTTGGACAATAAGCCGTTTGTGTGGTCatttttcatcatcagcaaaACGTCATCGTATTCTCTCAAGAATCGCTTGTTTAGTTGCAAAAGCTGTTTGTAGTATGTAacattggtggtgtaaTTATGTTTTTGTTTAAGGGCATTGAGCAGGTCTGTATTGGATTTTTCAATCATCTTGAAGAGCTTGTAGAGCACTATGTTCCGAGTGAATGCCTTGTTTTGTGAATTGTATGCTTTTATCTGTTCTTTCACAAGTTGAATATCTTTGTAGACATACTTGGAAATAGTTGCCGGGGATCCTTTGACCAATTGACggttttgttcaatttccATTTGTGCTTTTTCCCAGTAAGATGGTGATAAgaatgaacttgacaaagCAGATCTTAAATGGTTCATCAGGATGTAAAGAGTTTGTGGCTGGTTGTTACGGTAGAGTTTTATATGACCGAAGATCTGAGAATATCTTGAAAATAGACAAACTCATAACCTAGCTGTTGCTGTGATCTAATTCCTGCGTTTTCACAATCGTGATATTGCTGTCATCCAAGATACCAGGAAAAGACACTAATTTCCAAACTGTTGCCTGAAATAGCAGCTCAGAAATGAGATCAACTGTACTTAGCAATCAAGTAGTGAATTACGTAAATGCAAACTGAGACACAAGTATTATGTCCGCATTAGGTAGCAAAACTAGGTTAGCAATTTCCGGAACATCATGCCAACCTCAATCTTACCATCACGAGCAGTTGTCTTAGGGTCATAGGTTGGAATTCGTCCAGACACGAAGTGGATTGGTCTAAAGGATACTTCCAGTAGTGCCCAATCAGATCAATTAGGAACAAACAACTCGATGGCCCATTAGCAAAACCACGGTGCTACGACGCAAGTTCGCATTGAAGACTACACACAGTCTAATATTCCACGGGTATTAGCCCAGACCTTTAAACATTGCCATATTCAAATTAAAATTATCAACTCACGGGACCTCTACATGCAACTTCCAGAGTTAGCCGATTCCAAACCTAGAACAAAGCTTAATTCATCGGGTTTAACTTTTCAGTATCTTGTCGCCTATATCTAACCTCACATTAACTGGAAACCCAAATGTAGTGTGTGCCTGAACCGGGGAAAAAAGTGAAACATTGGCCACCCAACGAAGGTGGGCCAATAATCACCGGGTACATACACAGGTACAATTTCCTAGACAAATCCGGAGTCCGCGATGCACATCCTGGATGTATGTAGCTAAGGGCGTTGTCCTTGTACGGCCACCTACCAAGGACTTCCTCAAACAGTAAACAGGTTGTTAATCATGGCTCCTGAGCAATCAAAGTGCCGGCAATTGCCATGGTAGtaaaaaaaaaacattCTTGAACATGGAGAGATTTACGAACACAAAACGAGATTTAGTCCAGTGTTTTGAAAGCAATTTTATATTCAAGTGCACTTGCCACGATTTGAGGAAAATTTTGTTAATTAGCCCCCTTCACAAATTTCTCTATCCACATCACATTTGTTACCTTTCACTTTTTACTATTGTGACTATTCTATAAGTCTCCAATTAATCTAGCTCCTTTTCTATAGATCCTGACATCCCAGAAAGACCTGCCCATAGATAAAGCCCTTTTCAACTGCcaaactccaccaccacgaaATACAATGGCAGACAGCTTGCCTCGCCTAGTAAGGACCTCCTCCTTACATCCAGAGTTTATCAGACAAAACCTTGGTCTCGTCAACACTCCCATAAAGCTCTTGTTTGATAAAGACACCAGCACCGTGACGGAGAATTGGacggaagaagaagtcagaCAACAACGACGTCTCGTGaagtttgaatttgtcaGTCTAACCAATGCTGATTTTCTTGTAAATTTCAAGCCCATCCCCAAGTCGGAGTTTACCAACGACACACCCATAATCTCGTGTATCTACTGGCAGGAGAAAGATCTTCATATCGTCACCTCGGTTGATATCATTTTACTTCTTGAGTTCTTGATCCAGCAAAGTTTTTCAATCGAAGAAAAAAATAGGATCAGAAGAAACCTTCAAAGTTTACAGCCTTTGACCATAACCAGGTCCAACAAGAACTATGAGCGGTTTTTCCAGCTTATTATGTCCATGGAAGATCCGAGACCCAGAAATATCGAGAAGGATCTCAAGGTTTTCAAGTGGACTGATTTGTGCAGCGCCTTAAACAAAGTCATATCCAaatattgttcaagagCAAATGCCAGTGATAATCCTATCTCCAATACAGAGGCCATAGGCCTCAACTCAACGACCGCTACGCCCACATATCATCCAACTAACGCCCACACAAATCTAATTACCTCCATGTCACCAACAGACGATAAACTTACACCGGTGCCAGGAGCAGCCGATACGTTTCTCCCTCTTGAACGAATCAAAGTAATGAGGAAAAAACTGCAAACTGGAATCCCTAGCACCAATCTTTATTTCAGTACgcatcttcaaaataaGCATAAAGTTTACCAAAACGGAATTGCTCCAACTGACCCGGTACCCTTGAAGCAACGGCACATGGATACTGCAGCGCCCGCTATTGTCTCAGGCAGTGCCATTTCTACTCCAGTGGCCAATCCGAGTTCTGAAAACGGACCCCCCAATGTGGCTAGTGCTATTTCTACTCCCGTTACCAATTCGAATTCTGAAAATGGACCACCCAATGTGGCTAGTGCCATTGTGGCTGGGAATGATTTCACCGTCGTCAAACCCGAGCGCATAAGCGAAGACCAAATCGAAATTAACAACGAATCTTCGGGTATCGAGTATGATTCAGCTGACTCTCCGGATTCGGGAACCATGGCTGTTTCGTCTTCTGATGaccaaattgaaaaatCGGGAACCAATTTACTGAAGAACTCCAATTCGGCTGATGATGAATACATGGGAGATGATGAGTTTGCAAGTACCTCTTTCGACAATGTCTCAAAGTCCGATGTCAGCTCTATTAAGGCCAATCCTGGTTCATACAAGGCAAATTCGAAGGATTTTGAATCGAAGTATGCGAAGCGAAGTTCGAGAAATGGTCCTACCTTAACTCTTGAAAACCCCGTAAAAAAGGGTTTGTTGTTTAAAGGACCTAAAGAATCTTACAGTGGAGGTAGTGGATCACGGTCTTCGGGTGTGTTCAGTGATAGAAAAAATACTTACCTCGGTCAAAACACCGGGGTAACCAGTGTGGACAACGGAAGTGATAACTTTAAAGTAAACAAAAGTGGATATACCCTCAATAGGCATAATGATCCTTTCAATAGTATCAGCAAATTTGCCCAAGACCAAAGTGACCGGATCTTTGGCCATAAAAACCAACCTGTACAATACCCATCTAGTGACCAACCCTACTATCAATACCCAGATGTTTCACAGCTTCAACATGTGGATAATGGGCCAAAGTTGACTATGGGAGGTGTTTCCAAGGTTGGTTCAGGACCAACCCAACCTCAAAGTGATATCAAATTACCTTCCTTAGAGGAATACTTGATTACCAATAGGAATCACCA
Above is a window of Yamadazyma tenuis chromosome 1, complete sequence DNA encoding:
- a CDS encoding uncharacterized protein (COG:S; EggNog:ENOG503NXFH), with protein sequence MADSLPRLVRTSSLHPEFIRQNLGLVNTPIKLLFDKDTSTVTENWTEEEVRQQRRLVKFEFVSLTNADFLVNFKPIPKSEFTNDTPIISCIYWQEKDLHIVTSVDIILLLEFLIQQSFSIEEKNRIRRNLQSLQPLTITRSNKNYERFFQLIMSMEDPRPRNIEKDLKVFKWTDLCSALNKVISKYCSRANASDNPISNTEAIGLNSTTATPTYHPTNAHTNLITSMSPTDDKLTPVPGAADTFLPLERIKVMRKKSQTGIPSTNLYFSTHLQNKHKVYQNGIAPTDPVPLKQRHMDTAAPAIVSGSAISTPVANPSSENGPPNVASAISTPVTNSNSENGPPNVASAIVAGNDFTVVKPERISEDQIEINNESSGIEYDSADSPDSGTMAVSSSDDQIEKSGTNLSKNSNSADDEYMGDDEFASTSFDNVSKSDVSSIKANPGSYKANSKDFESKYAKRSSRNGPTLTLENPVKKGLLFKGPKESYSGGSGSRSSGVFSDRKNTYLGQNTGVTSVDNGSDNFKVNKSGYTLNRHNDPFNSISKFAQDQSDRIFGHKNQPVQYPSSDQPYYQYPDVSQLQHVDNGPKLTMGGVSKVGSGPTQPQSDIKLPSLEEYLITNRNHQQDHQVKLPPIIKNSNPNRNVYSDTLNSTSLLRYSESADGTRKPHNHHYPV
- a CDS encoding U-box-domain-containing protein (COG:O; EggNog:ENOG503NWQZ); the encoded protein is MNHLRSALSSSFLSPSYWEKAQMEIEQNRQLVKGSPATISKYVYKDIQLVKEQIKAYNSQNKAFTRNIVLYKLFKMIEKSNTDSLNALKQKHNYTTNVTYYKQLLQLNKRFLREYDDVLSMMKNDHTNGLLSKAKAKIASSSTASHVYRPLDDVPDDLVDPLSYEVFQDPVVTPGGITYEKAIILDHLDRNGNFDPITRETLKPAQLYPNLAVKNSITSLIGQSS
- the ELP1 gene encoding Putative elongator complex protein 1 (COG:K; BUSCO:EOG09260JO5; EggNog:ENOG503NVRK), with the protein product MRNLVILNKGNIVPSSQYYPETGPENVSYKAVFDVVSDSITFALTLINEGIIEIQQYLKTGDVNLLANFPISDPNSSLISFTHFVEMSQLILIYDNGDIISITYDLSNLDPDSSIIEIVGSIDVGLKTASWSPDEETLSLLTQENNLILLSRSFEPIVEKMLNPNDIKISKAKHVSVGWGKAETQFRGKGARALEREKEALKHAGLDLKDDSSQFRDPTVAQIQQGTISEFDNSSCKISWRGDCEFFSVITKEEVIIEDTDEMYARRVIRVFNRDGELDSVSEAIDGLEHNLAWKPQGSLIASTARHITEEGNAQLDVIFYERNGLRRGEFNTRLDSSFESISDIQWSSDSELLAFQLYDRVQLWTTKNYHWYLKQEIFVNQTNEFNTVSFIQFHPEKPLHLMIGTSMEGVSIVDLAYKVSSGPTILGDDIGISLVTDGSQIKLTPFGIANVPPPASFRELDIGSFNINDSAISKNNEYYALSTSSGDVILSYMRVNSLKSKHPKVVSTISRSEFLGPDEFIKQVAFINNSLLGVLVDGVNYSKVIIYDVSNLKNAVFLDAFDFETKVVLIRARSDFNALILESITGSVSQIDESLTITDVVSFPQLCRDLEVVVNATGTLTAFGISANGKLFANDTQVAVGVTSIKVTESHLLFTTAQSKLCFIHLDSATDNYKYDIFNSEFENQLVDERIRQIERGSILVSIIPSTYSVVLQAPRGNLETINPRIMVLSGVRKFIQAKDYKQAFLACRVHRIDLDILYDYDPSLFLNNLESFVKQIEKVDYLDLFVSGLHEEDVTLTKYKDTLKESDNSELMNEFQALQVNGIENHRKVIENKDKNIYNKDSKVNKVCEAVLAVLQKPVYFDKYLQTILTAYACQKPPNLSDSLKLIGTFKSAEQIEQSVIHLCFLSDVNKLYNTALGLYDVKLSLVIAQQSQKDPKEYLPFLQNLHIQPSKRKEFLIDDHLKNYEKALDWLYQLGDKSKSEFDDYVIEHTLYKKALYIYNYENNKERYNETLHMFAQHLRNEKNYAEAGFSFESLGELEEALECYIFSKNWKEALSIATNPSFAEDKLVESCESLSDGLVQDHRYSEAGFIQYNFLNNVNEAMRLYCKHYNYDMAILLAVKEKQPELVESIVDSQLNEGFGSVAELLADFKGQLNSQLRRLRELRAKKAEDPYGFYGIPNEDLDVPDNVSIAPSETSTAPSFFTRYTGKTAGTAKTGASRRSSKNRKREERKKAKGRKGTIYEEEYLIRSVGRLIDRMEQTQPDAIKLIEALIRRNMKEKAYQLQKNWLELVEFLKQNCEEIYKMEERDRERIDDSGEIYLIPEIPVPKINDFPISHTLDY